The window TCGACCTTATCGGATTGTGCATATCGTAAACACACAACCAAATATTGTGGTTTTCATGATGTTAGGGAACATATTTAACAATATCTTAGAAATGAAACTGGCTATAGTTTTCCAAGCCTTCGACCTGCATATACCAATGTAATAAGTTCCTTTTCAACCACAAATTCGTAGCCCGAAGACACTATCATAAGAGGGCTTACCGCTGGCCTCAGAATTATCTAGAAGTGTTGGGTATCAATCGTTTACGGTTTCCAGCTTGAACATGACTCCCATCCCCTTCAAGGTAGCCTGCACCCTGTCGGCGAGGTAGAGCGCCTCCTCAATCGTAGCCTTATCATCCCATCGGTAGACGCTGTCATAATTACCCGTGGTAGCCTCGAAACCGAGGTTGTGAAGGGCTTCGATGACCTTGGAGGGCCTTTCCCCCTCGGAGCTGAAGGTTATGGTCAGGTACGTGAGCATCAATAATCATAATCTATAAACGTGGATAAAAACCTATCAACCCTGAGTCGGTATCTCATCGTCCAAGATGAGTTTTTCTGGTTGAAACCCTCGAGCTATGATGTAAATCTCGGAGCTGCTGGACCTCGAAGCCTTAGGAGAGTGAAGTTTGACTTCCTTGAAACATGACTCGACAACTCGACGGAGATCTCGGATCATATCCCCCTCGAACACCTTTGCCAGGAAACTTCCACCCGGACGAAGGGTTACCTTGGCGATGCTTAGGGCTGTTTCTACCAGACCGACCGATCTAGCGTGATCGGTCGAGTAGTGGCCGCTGATGTTGGGTGACATGTCGGAGAGCACCACATCTGCCTCTCCCTCAAGAGCGGCGAGCAACCTTCCAACGGTCTCCTCCTTCCTGAGATCGCCCCTGATGGTTTCCACCCCATCGATTGGAGGAATGGTTTGGAGATCGACGCCAACGACCTTTCCGCTTGGACCAACCGCCTCCTTGGCTACCTGGAGCCAACCTCCTGGGGCCGCACCGAGATCAACGACCCTGTATCCCTCCCTGAGCAGATGGAACTTGTTGTCTATCTGCTTCAATTTGAAGGCGGCTCGGCTCCTGTAATCCATCTGCTTGGCCTTCTTGTAGTAGTAATCGCTCCTCCTTGTTTGGAGCCAGCGCTTGGTCATCCCACTCCGATTCACATGAGAAAGTGATAAACCTTTGGTCTCCGGCAACAGAAGCATTTTTCAGCCGGTGGTCCATTATCCCATGAGGTACCTGGATGAGCCGCAAAGGTTGGACCTACGCCCAATCGGGAGTTGATATCGACCGCAAGTCGAAGGCCATAAGCACCCTGGTAGCCCAGCTAGCTTACAGGCGCAAAGGCCGGGGGACCATGGTCAAGGCAGAGGGGCAGTTCACCGGAATGATCGATTTCGGGGATGTTCTTCTGACCCTCTGCACTGACGGGGTGGGGACCAAGCTACTCGTGGCTGAGACAATGGGCCGTTGGGATACGGTGGGTATCGACTGCATAGCTATGAACGTCAACGACACCATCGTTGTTGGTGCAGAGCCGATGGCCTTCGTTGATTACATTGCTATAGACCGCCCTGACGAGGAGTTGACCTCGCAGATAGGACTCGGTCTTGAGCGCGGGGCGGAGCTCGCCAACATGGACATCGTTGGTGGGGAGATAGCGGTCATGCCAGAAGTCGTGAACGGAGTGGATATCTCGGGAACCTGTCTTGGATTTGTTCCCAAGGAAAAAGTGGTGAATTCCGACAGCATAGAGGTGGGCGATATGATCATCGGTCTGCCGAGCTCGGGTATCCATTCCAACGGACTAACCCTTGCTAGGAAGATAATGGCCTCCGAGAATGTTGACTACTCGGAGAAACCATCCGTTCTGGAGAGATCCGTGGGCGAAGAGTTGCTCGTTCCTACTGAGATCTACGTTCGTAGCGTATTGAAGCTTCTAGATAGCTGCCAAGTGAGGGGCATGGTCAACATCACTGGGGGTGGACTTCGCAACTTCCTGCGCCTGAAGGGTGGTGTGAGCTTCGAAATCGAGAAGCCTTTGGATCCAAAACCAATATTCAGCTACCTCCAGGACCTGGGTTCGGTCGAGGACCGAGAGATGTACCAGACATTCAACATGGGAATGGGCTTCGCGATTATCGTCTCCGAAGCAGATTCCGGAACTGCTCTAGAAGCTCTTGGCAATGATGCGAGTATTGTGGGCAGAGTCTGCGAGGGAAATGGCGTTGCCATCCCCCAGATGGCCATCTCTTATTTTGAATACTGATCCTTCATCGTGTTGACTGCCTCACGCCGTGGGCGATCACTGCAGAGACCGCTCCCATCGCTGTGCAGGTTTCCAGCGACATACCCCTCTCGCTTATGTCCAGGTGCGCCTTGGCTATCTCGTGAACATTCTTGGGAACTCCCCTTGGACCAAGTCCGAAGATGAGGCAAATGCCCTCCCCTCGAGAGAGCTTGTCTATCAGTTGCTGCACGCTCACTCTCTTATTCTCCTGGGGCTTACTGGTTGTCAGTATCACATCTCCAAGCTGGGGAGGGAATCCCCTGGCCGGATAGGAGAATGATTGGAAGCGCCCCTGTGAGGCTAGCTCTCTGAGATATCTCCCATCATCCCCAATGGTTGTAGTTTCGGCCACCCAATCGGCCAGCTCCCTCGGTGTAGATGGTCCATCTGGGAATGGAAAACCAAAGGTTGCCAGGTTCTGATCCAAAGCCAGTGCTAAGGCCCCGGCCCTAGCCAGTGCCCTGCGGTGAGCCTCCCTGAAGTTGTTAGGATCGTATGAATTGAAAAGGCCAATTGTGGCCCTACCTAGCCTTGCCACGGCATCTAGAAGGTTCTCATAGTATTAACCGTGAGCGGGCTATTCGAAAATCGGTACCTTCTTCACATTCACCAGGGAGTCCCCCTCCCATTGGAACCTCAGTCGATCCCTTCCCTTCCACACTCCCTTCTTGAGGATGTACCCTACCATCAAGCTCATGCCAATGGTCGCCTCCACATATGCAACGCTCTTGGTGGCCTCCCTGTTGATTTTTCCCCAGGATTGGGCCTCCTCGAAGGTGCAGCCTGAGAGACCCCCCCAGAACGGCACATCAGTCGTTATCTGGACAGCATAGTGGTGGCCCCCCTTGTCGTATCCCATGGTCTCGGCTATGACCTCTATCTGCTGGATGAAGTTCTTAGGTACCCCACCACCGATGTATATGACGCCGGTCTTCTCCGATTTGAGCTTGATCTGGGTAAGCTCCCAATTATCTCGGATTGGGTCTAGACGCATGAACTCTTTGCCTTTCTCTCGATTCCGAACATGAGCGCCCGTTAGACCTATACCGATGGAGGAATCGTTCAAGGCTGGAACGAATATAGGGACGCCATATTTGTATGCGTTGTGCAGGATAGAATTCTCATCATCAATGGTGGATCCAAGAATTTTCATGAATTCCCGACTAGAATATGTTCTGGGTTCCAGAGTCTCGGCGATGTCCCCAATGAAGGCATCGGTCTCCCTGAACTTCTCCTCATCAACGAGAGTATCATATATGCGATCGATAAAGTGATCTCGAAGAAGGAGATCGTCAATATTTGGAGAGCACTTATAGTGACTATATCCTCTTGCCTGGTAGAAATCCTGATAGGGGATAGCCCCGATAGAGACTATGGCGTCAACAATACCATAGCGGATCATGTCCGCTATCACCTTTCTCAGACCGCCCGCCACCAAAGGACCTGCCAGGCCCATGATTATAGTTGGCCGTGATTCATCCAATAGAGCCCTTTCATAGGCTATAGCGCAGGTTGCCAGTGCCCTGCTTTGAATCGAGCTGTCCTTGAATGCCTCTACAAGATCCGCTACCGTACTTATCGATTCGAAATCGATCGATCTGACCTTTTCATTCAGAAGGTTCTCCCTAGAGCCCATACTAATTCCCTCTTTCAAGAATACATCTTACCAAAGAATATAAAAGTTCGATCCGGGGCTTGCCATCTAGTCCGCTCCGCCCTTCCTGGGCCTGCTGCATATGGCATACTCATCACCATCAAAGAATACGTCGAGGTCTGGATGCTCTGCTTGGATCTCTTCGATCTTCTTGAGGACCTCGCGGAGTGTAAGGTCTCCGTGCTTATCAATCCTTACATGGACACGCTTCTCCATTTGCAACTCCTGGCCTCAGCCCGATTGCTAATTAGATGCATAGACAGTATATATCTTTTTGTCCATATTGGATGTAAAATTGATATCATTCATTGTCTTGAATGGTAACATTCAGAGATATTTCATGAACATATGCCATGAGATAATACTTAATAATGAACGATTCACAAGAGCCGAGCCAGAGCGAAATCATAAAATAGGTACTGGGGTCTGCTTGACAAATACGAGCGAAGCCGATGGGTGAGTTCGATTGAGCAATAAACGAGAGGAAGACGGTGACGGGCCTCGATCCAGCACCGACAAACCCATGCCGGGAGAATCAGGAGCCCTTGTGCAGCCAATGCCCGATCATGGCAGCATGGAGAGATTAAAGAACTGGCTTCTTGAGGATGACGAATCCACTGAATCCTGGATCGGAGATGTGGCAGATTCGATAGCCATTTCAGACCAGACCTCTCATGTATTAGATGACGATATTGGCTCGAATTTGACTCATGCGGTTGCCTCAGACTCGGCACTAGTCGAGGAAATCAATGAGCTTCGGAAGCAGAATTCCGAAATGAGAGCGCGAATGGATATCGCGATTGAAGGACTTCCTAATGATCAGGCCAGCGTCCTAAAGAAGGAAATGGAACTGATGGACCTGGAAATGAATCTCAGGGAAAGAGAGAAGAGTATCGAGGAGTCCATGAGCACCCTATCCAACAAGGAACCCGGATTGGAGGAGCGGTTCCAAGAGGAACTAAGGGAGAAGGAGGATGAGTTCCGTAAGAGGGAGGCTGAGTTCAACCAAAGGATCGAGCAAATGGAAAAGGAGCTCAAGGAAAAGGAATCTGAGACCCGCTTAAGGGAAGAGGAACTCAGGCTGGCAAAGATGAACGGTCCAGAGGTTGAAAGGGAGTTCGAGGCGAAATTAAAAGATATAAAGAAGAAAGAGCAGTTCGTGGACCATCTTGAGGAAGAGGTGAAGAATCTCAAGGCGGAGATGGTCCAAAAGGATGAAGAGTTGAAAAAAATAAAGGAACTGCTGAGTTTCAAGGATTCTGAGTTCGGCCATAGGGAGGAGGATCTTCTATTCAGAGAGAGACGGATGGAAGAAGAGAGGCGAAGATTCGAAGAGGCGAAAAAGGAGGCTTCGGGTCTCGAAGAGGTGGAGATGAAGAAGCGCCTTGAGTCCCTGAAAGAGGAGATCCAAGCCAAGGAGGAAGAAATCCGCAACAAGGAAAAATATCTTTCCTCTAAAGAAAGTGAGCTGAGGAGGAGAGAGCATAAAATCATCAACGAGGAGATCGAAGCGCGTGATGAGGAAAGGGCCATCGAGATCCAACAGGCAAAGGTCAAAACGGGTAACCACAGGTTCGATGACCTGCTGTTGGGGGGCATTCCCTTCGGTTCGAACATCCTTGTTCACGGACCTCCATTCACTGGAAAAGAGGTCATGATGGGGCAATTCGTTGCCGAAGGACTTACCAAAGGTGTTCCCTGCGTCTGGGTGCTCACTGACAAGACCCCCTCTGACATCAGAGAGGAAATGAAATTCATCATCTCCGGTTACGAGGAATACGAGAGGCTTGGTCTCGTGAGTTACATCGATACCTATTCGATGAGCATGGGTCAGACCACGGAGGACCCGTACACGGTCTTCATAGACGATCCGACAGACCATAAGAAGATCATGGACACTGTTGAGAATAAGACCCATGAGTACTTGGAAAGCGGCCACAAGTACTACCGTTTGGCTTTCCGGTCCTTATCAACTCTCATCGCTTATTCTGACCCTATCTCCACATTCAGATTCATGAGCCCGTTCTGTGGAAAGCGCAAGAGAGACAAGGCTGTTTCGTTGTTCGCAATGGAAAAAGGAATGCACGGGGAGCAGGAAATCCAAATGATCGGTTCAGTTATGGATGGCATGATCGACTTCAAGATAGATCAGCTCAAGACCTTCTTCTCGGTCAAGGGAATCACTGACGTTCAGTCTCGCTCCTATATACGATACACGGCCACCAAGTCTACCCTCAGCATAGGGTCCTTCTCGCTCGATCACATCAGGTGATCAGGCAACCTCAATACCACCCTGGTGAGGTTTTCCGCCTTTCTTCTGGATGTCGACTCTCGGAAGGGGGAAGGGTGGAGGGAGCTTGACATCCCTTGAAACCAGAAGAGCCGTTGGCAGGCAGTTACTGACGATCACGTTGTGGACGATGTTGGCCTCCTCGACTGGCATCGTCGAGGTTTTGCTCCACTCATCGATAAGTGGATCGACCCCCTCACCGACCATCACTGAACCTTCGATCTTTATGTACCCCCTGTTGGCATAATTGATGAGAAGGCGGAACACGATGTTGGCGGAGTCCACACCAGTCTTCGTTATCTCTGTAATGGAGCTGTTCTGATCCACACGCACGTTCTGCGTTTTCTCGCTAGCTTGGGCAAATCTCTTGGCCTCTATTGCTAAAATCTCGAATGAAGTAACTTTCATGGGATCACCGGAAAGGGCAGACCTCAATTGGCCTAGGAAGCTTAAGACCTTTACGACAGTATGATAATAAGAAAGAGAAGTGCCGCGGGCCGGACTCGAACCAGCGACTTCAAGATTTCGGATCTCTCCGAGGGAGAGAACTTCAGTCTTGCACTCTCCCAACTGAGTTACCGCGGCTTACTGGTTTGGGAAAAAGAGAATCGTTGTAATAAACTTTGGGAAGATTTAGACCAATGGTAATTCCTCAAAGTATCGACGACCCTAACTGATAAAGAGGGTTTATGACCCAATATTACTGATCGACTAGAGGCAACGATCAGGCGGCGCAATTCCATTAAAAGTCCAATCAGGAGCATTAATCTATATCTTAAATGATAATAAATGAGGAAGTCGGACTCTTTGTCGTATTGCGCAGGTAGTAATTTTCAATATTTGGCCTGCAGCCAGTAGGTTATAAATAGTCATAAATAGCTAGAATCCCAGAATCGGATGCCTGGCTAGGTGTATTGATGTTGAGCTCTTCAATTCGTAGCAAAATACCGAAATCTAAGAGGCGAAGATTCCTCAAGCGGGATCGCGAAGGAGTAGCCTCAACTGTCGGTACAATCATGGCTCTCCTGGTGTTCCTAGCATTCCTTGGTCTTTTCACCAACACATATATCCCAATTTGGATGCTCGATAACGAGCGGGGGCATATGAACGAAGTGATGAATGAGTTCGGTGAATTCAAGTCCAGGATAGATGCGTTGATAGTTAATCACCAGACCACTGGATCAAGTTCCATTACCATGTACACCCCATTCACCCTGGGAGCTGACGGTGTGCCCGTGTTTGCCTCACCGACTATCGGTCAAATGAGTTACGCGCCTAGCGGTACATCGAATGAAACAGGAATCGATGTAGACTTCAGCTATGACCCCGGAACAGGGACCGTAGAAGTCAATAACTCTGGTGGAGGAAAGATGGAGCTTTACGCCCCCAATAGATACTATGTCCAGCAGTGGGTAGCGTACGAGAACGGGGCAATATTTGTAAGACAAGTAGATGGCCAATCTATTAGGGCGTACCCTAGCATCAATGTCCAAAAAATGAGTGCGGGTCAGGTCAATCTCAGCCTAACGCAAATCGATTTCATAGGCTTGAACTCCTCGGTTTCGGGAACAGGATCCGTGGGAGTGACCATCCAGCTGGACTATCTTGATTCACAGTATTATACTTCGATAGCAGGCGAGGTTCGAGTTACAATAACTACGCTTTACAACTCATCGTGGATGAGTTACTTCACCGGAATATGCTCCAATGCGGGGTTGGTAGAGGGTGTCTCCGGTAACTACACACTGACGGATGTGCAAGTGACCGACGAGATACACAGTATCGAATTCACCATACTGGATTGTGGTTCACTGACCTATAATCGTGCGTATGTGACGGCCACCATTCAGACCTGAGGAACGGTGTGAATATGGAGGAAGTGGAATCAATAGGCCCTGGGGAAACCAGGGGGACAGAACCTTTCGAGGATAGCGGAGAGGACTTCGAGTACTTCTCAGGTAAAACGACCTTCAAAGATAGGGTCAGAGACTCATATCTCAAATTCCTCAGAAGGGTTTCTCACAACAAGGCTTCACGAGTAAGGCTTCCTATTGGCGAACTGGCCCAGAGAATTGAATGGTCCAAAGGCCGTGGATCGGTCATCACCGAGATTCCTCAGATAGATGACCCTGAGATCGAGACGATTGATGTCTATCAGGTATCTGAACCCTACTCATACATCCGCGTCATGTTCAATAACAGGAACAACGAGTATCTTGTGGAACCGATTGAACCCAGACTCTCTGAGAAGGAGGATAAGCTCTTAAAACTCATCAAGGACACATTGCATCGTACACTGGGTTATGAGTGGGATAAACTCTCGGAATTCGATAAGGAAGAGTACTTGACAGAGAGTGTTGAAAGTTACATCTCCAGCAGGGGTACTAAAGTTGATCCTATCACCAAGAAGAAGATCGAATATTATATCATACGGGATTTTGTCGGATATGGATCTATAGATGTCTTCATCAAGGATGAATGGGTGGAGGACATTTCCTGCGACGGTGTGGAGGTCCCGCTATTCATATTCCACAGGAAATACGAGAGTGTCAAGACCTCCCTCATATTCAACAAGGAAGATGCCCTCAACTCATATGTCGTCGCCCTTGGCCAAAGATGTGGAAAGCAGATTTCGGTTTCCAATCCAATACTTGACGGGACGACACCCGAGGGTCACAGGATCCAGGCCACCTATGCTCGAGAGATCACTACTAGGGGCTCCACCTTCACCATCAGGCGCTTCAAGGAAAAACCATTCACACCAGTGGATCTTGTATCCTCGGGGACGGCGAGCCCAGAGATGATGGCATATTTCTGGCTCGGGGTAGAGCATGGAGAATCAATGATAATTGCGGGCGGTACGGCGAGCGGCAAGACATCTACACTCAATTCAGTCGCCCTATTCATCCCTCCTGGTGCCAAG is drawn from Methanomassiliicoccales archaeon and contains these coding sequences:
- a CDS encoding phosphoribosylformylglycinamidine cyclo-ligase, with protein sequence MSRKGWTYAQSGVDIDRKSKAISTLVAQLAYRRKGRGTMVKAEGQFTGMIDFGDVLLTLCTDGVGTKLLVAETMGRWDTVGIDCIAMNVNDTIVVGAEPMAFVDYIAIDRPDEELTSQIGLGLERGAELANMDIVGGEIAVMPEVVNGVDISGTCLGFVPKEKVVNSDSIEVGDMIIGLPSSGIHSNGLTLARKIMASENVDYSEKPSVLERSVGEELLVPTEIYVRSVLKLLDSCQVRGMVNITGGGLRNFLRLKGGVSFEIEKPLDPKPIFSYLQDLGSVEDREMYQTFNMGMGFAIIVSEADSGTALEALGNDASIVGRVCEGNGVAIPQMAISYFEY
- a CDS encoding type II/IV secretion system ATPase subunit; the protein is MEEVESIGPGETRGTEPFEDSGEDFEYFSGKTTFKDRVRDSYLKFLRRVSHNKASRVRLPIGELAQRIEWSKGRGSVITEIPQIDDPEIETIDVYQVSEPYSYIRVMFNNRNNEYLVEPIEPRLSEKEDKLLKLIKDTLHRTLGYEWDKLSEFDKEEYLTESVESYISSRGTKVDPITKKKIEYYIIRDFVGYGSIDVFIKDEWVEDISCDGVEVPLFIFHRKYESVKTSLIFNKEDALNSYVVALGQRCGKQISVSNPILDGTTPEGHRIQATYAREITTRGSTFTIRRFKEKPFTPVDLVSSGTASPEMMAYFWLGVEHGESMIIAGGTASGKTSTLNSVALFIPPGAKVVTMEDTREINLPHENWIPGTTRTGTGEKGPDGKHPGEIDMYDLVRASLRQRPNYIIVGEVRGRETYIMFQAMATGHTTYSTMHADSVKSMVNRLENPPINCPRILLTALRNVVIQSHARVGTDLVRRIKQVIEIVGFEPETNELISNTVYEWDQATDKFIFKGHSFLFDKIMEMKSLTHEEMSTEFERRVDIIRYMVFKDINDHRELWSLINNYYKNPEKTLARIREEMREGGLDIVA
- a CDS encoding DUF531 domain-containing protein translates to MARLGRATIGLFNSYDPNNFREAHRRALARAGALALALDQNLATFGFPFPDGPSTPRELADWVAETTTIGDDGRYLRELASQGRFQSFSYPARGFPPQLGDVILTTSKPQENKRVSVQQLIDKLSRGEGICLIFGLGPRGVPKNVHEIAKAHLDISERGMSLETCTAMGAVSAVIAHGVRQSTR
- a CDS encoding deoxyhypusine synthase (transforms a conserved lysine residue of initiation factor 5A into deoxyhypusine), translated to MGSRENLLNEKVRSIDFESISTVADLVEAFKDSSIQSRALATCAIAYERALLDESRPTIIMGLAGPLVAGGLRKVIADMIRYGIVDAIVSIGAIPYQDFYQARGYSHYKCSPNIDDLLLRDHFIDRIYDTLVDEEKFRETDAFIGDIAETLEPRTYSSREFMKILGSTIDDENSILHNAYKYGVPIFVPALNDSSIGIGLTGAHVRNREKGKEFMRLDPIRDNWELTQIKLKSEKTGVIYIGGGVPKNFIQQIEVIAETMGYDKGGHHYAVQITTDVPFWGGLSGCTFEEAQSWGKINREATKSVAYVEATIGMSLMVGYILKKGVWKGRDRLRFQWEGDSLVNVKKVPIFE
- a CDS encoding RlmE family RNA methyltransferase, whose amino-acid sequence is MTKRWLQTRRSDYYYKKAKQMDYRSRAAFKLKQIDNKFHLLREGYRVVDLGAAPGGWLQVAKEAVGPSGKVVGVDLQTIPPIDGVETIRGDLRKEETVGRLLAALEGEADVVLSDMSPNISGHYSTDHARSVGLVETALSIAKVTLRPGGSFLAKVFEGDMIRDLRRVVESCFKEVKLHSPKASRSSSSEIYIIARGFQPEKLILDDEIPTQG
- a CDS encoding recombinase RecA: MSNKREEDGDGPRSSTDKPMPGESGALVQPMPDHGSMERLKNWLLEDDESTESWIGDVADSIAISDQTSHVLDDDIGSNLTHAVASDSALVEEINELRKQNSEMRARMDIAIEGLPNDQASVLKKEMELMDLEMNLREREKSIEESMSTLSNKEPGLEERFQEELREKEDEFRKREAEFNQRIEQMEKELKEKESETRLREEELRLAKMNGPEVEREFEAKLKDIKKKEQFVDHLEEEVKNLKAEMVQKDEELKKIKELLSFKDSEFGHREEDLLFRERRMEEERRRFEEAKKEASGLEEVEMKKRLESLKEEIQAKEEEIRNKEKYLSSKESELRRREHKIINEEIEARDEERAIEIQQAKVKTGNHRFDDLLLGGIPFGSNILVHGPPFTGKEVMMGQFVAEGLTKGVPCVWVLTDKTPSDIREEMKFIISGYEEYERLGLVSYIDTYSMSMGQTTEDPYTVFIDDPTDHKKIMDTVENKTHEYLESGHKYYRLAFRSLSTLIAYSDPISTFRFMSPFCGKRKRDKAVSLFAMEKGMHGEQEIQMIGSVMDGMIDFKIDQLKTFFSVKGITDVQSRSYIRYTATKSTLSIGSFSLDHIR